A single genomic interval of Granulicella tundricola MP5ACTX9 harbors:
- a CDS encoding EH signature domain-containing protein, translated as MRLLEALQGLAALPRDISLTSLSKNCDPVFELRPLDAAVTKMKAQAASTRPPDPARIEKLIARFHAEKQNLDRFEPREIRLLAWNNQMLLNARFRSQLAERVRSRAVKPNLLILSQVYFGSWGTHAEHELFEQMLRILADQQAGFTPLLQRYKEKATSIFSASADVFLSRQISVEQASLTETLALWGVPTTTPLASAVLTAYVNHILTEISSGRVGQLDDLLATLQLPLVQMSTFQAGAGTLILSPHADKNDSFRKRIEAFVLDSPRLGDPRLPHNLPKWNGVDAAALRKFRTWRATKDLVFFFRSVLPEGRDPHGRKDFWLRYVDQVVDSVVALCPTDLQRLHTSLSLERVHHCRIQENQSISCFLMRFKGANEDFIVAEFSNVGKARIFYYGRFLERIGDINRSEFRLRELKSEEGLAISFSHMNNWQSKVRSTLAQIGIRAS; from the coding sequence ATGAGATTGCTTGAGGCACTTCAAGGTCTAGCCGCACTCCCACGCGACATCAGCCTGACTTCGCTTTCCAAGAATTGCGACCCCGTATTCGAACTGCGGCCCCTCGACGCTGCTGTGACAAAGATGAAGGCGCAGGCCGCGTCTACGCGCCCGCCTGATCCGGCACGAATCGAAAAGCTAATCGCTCGTTTCCATGCGGAAAAGCAAAATTTGGATCGCTTTGAGCCGAGAGAGATTCGCCTCTTGGCTTGGAACAATCAGATGCTTTTAAATGCTCGATTCCGATCCCAACTGGCAGAGCGTGTTCGGTCCCGCGCAGTAAAGCCAAATCTCTTGATTTTGAGCCAAGTGTACTTCGGTAGTTGGGGTACTCATGCGGAACATGAATTGTTTGAACAAATGCTCCGAATCCTAGCGGACCAACAAGCCGGCTTCACCCCATTGCTTCAACGCTACAAGGAGAAAGCCACTTCTATATTCAGCGCCAGCGCTGACGTCTTCCTGAGTCGTCAGATATCAGTCGAACAGGCATCCTTGACGGAAACGTTGGCGCTGTGGGGCGTGCCAACGACCACACCCCTGGCTTCCGCAGTGCTGACTGCATACGTCAATCACATATTGACTGAGATCTCTAGCGGGCGGGTGGGCCAGTTGGACGACCTCCTGGCAACCCTACAACTACCTTTGGTTCAGATGTCTACTTTTCAGGCCGGAGCAGGCACTCTGATTCTTTCACCCCATGCAGATAAGAATGATTCTTTTCGAAAGCGTATCGAGGCGTTTGTTCTGGATAGCCCACGTCTTGGTGATCCACGCCTACCGCACAACCTCCCGAAATGGAATGGGGTCGACGCAGCAGCTCTCCGAAAGTTCAGGACGTGGCGCGCCACGAAAGATCTGGTGTTCTTCTTCCGAAGTGTTTTGCCCGAGGGTCGGGACCCCCACGGCCGTAAGGATTTCTGGCTCCGGTATGTCGATCAGGTAGTCGATTCAGTGGTAGCGCTATGTCCCACTGACCTGCAGAGGCTGCACACTTCGCTTTCCTTGGAACGAGTGCACCACTGCAGAATCCAAGAAAATCAGTCGATCAGTTGTTTTCTCATGCGCTTCAAAGGGGCCAACGAGGATTTCATCGTAGCTGAGTTTAGCAATGTGGGAAAAGCAAGAATTTTCTACTATGGACGCTTTCTCGAAAGAATTGGCGACATTAATCGCAGTGAATTCCGGCTCCGCGAACTCAAGTCGGAGGAGGGTCTGGCCATCAGCTTCAGCCATATGAACAATTGGCAAAGCAAAGTGCGGAGCACCCTTGCGCAAATAGGTATTAGAGCATCATGA